The Argopecten irradians isolate NY chromosome 4, Ai_NY, whole genome shotgun sequence genome has a window encoding:
- the LOC138322161 gene encoding anaphase-promoting complex subunit cdh1-like, translating to MTPVPRVTTTPQSTSTVPTTTTTLNNQYTHYSNDTCKLQYTTSTNLQYHTTTNYSVNSIYHTPSNDTCTRVTTTHSLHLQYPTTTTTSTVYYSTHNPPMTPLPRQQQLHLRLHKQQLNNNSNHDYTTTTATTTLTNYDYTIHNNNYQLQYTPSTTTSTSTTRTYNNYYQLLQQRHTIITTTTQPHFTNNNINYSNCDIPTTTSTPTLLPTTVNKNNNSNH from the exons ATGACACCTGTACCGAGGGTTACAACAACACCTCAGTCTACATCTACAGTACCCACGACTACTACTACACTCAACAACCAGTACACACACTACTCCAATGACACCTGTAAACTACAATACACTACATCTACAAATCTACAGTACCACACTACTACTAACTACAGCGTCAACAGTATCTACCACACACCCTCCAATGACACCTGTACGAGGGTTACAACAACTCACAGTCTACATCTACAGTACCCAACTACTACTACAACGTCAACAGTATACTACTCTACACACAACCCTCCAATGACACCTTTACCGAGg caacaacaactcCATCTAAGACTACACAAACAACAACTTAACAACAACTCCAACCACGACTACACtacaacaacagcaacaactaCTCTAACCAACTACGACTACACAATCCACAACAACAACTACCAACTACAATATACACCATCAACAACAACTTCAACTTCGACCACACGAACTTACAACAACTACTATCAACTACTCCAACAACGACACACCATCATAACAACTACTACTCAACCACActtcaccaacaacaacatcaactACTCCAACTGCGACATACCGACCACAACAAGTACTCCAACACTACTACCTACAACcgtcaacaaaaacaacaattccAACCACTAG
- the LOC138322162 gene encoding LOW QUALITY PROTEIN: protein zer-1 homolog (The sequence of the model RefSeq protein was modified relative to this genomic sequence to represent the inferred CDS: deleted 1 base in 1 codon), producing MTNAWPSNRPDTLENICLGVCAQNQETFCVEDPDGKLSVRPGADILPGVVDRLVTALQKDDVLDLKWISLFRDTSLTRLTRIDLSRCVLGETEMDIVTDHPLQELILTDTVLSKNTVECINKLSRTLRILKYENNPQESMTDLTFTGLIADMLENPQINNVGEKQFGKDFFINTPNLRILSLRDCFFKESHQSCNLQILLNPLNRLTHLDLSRCLLDIVQLQSLQNLHNLMWLNLSQIMLMPDELEQVLEHVCKCKNLRHLDISCDAMEHHGVLHYDNGEKCLKKLMSCLPYLTSLDLSGTDLPKIPQETVSHKLEPTSKGQQTRVAEKKCCIAGLDGRIFEFLGLLHCRGDPCNEENLPAKQVSGHATEEQVLISIQRYYDRDNALTSSLNSLFKIFRYSEVKNHCAALEAILLGMRENQCDKQVQISGSASLFYIVKGPHKENITYLQKRRLITCLLDAMERQHDDMTMLRNGCLTICNQAIPQDVTILAHPHPKVWCLVSAWSTLWNVTDETAANCEKFMNNGGMDLFKDCLQRFVDKPELLRNMMGLMGNIAEVKFLRPKLMDPEYITMFSNLLDSKSDGIEVSYNAAGIFSHLMSDGPDAWTISCPARDEVIDRLTNAIERWPINCSRNINYRYWSSAACCLSDLFIELLDMKIGKAITVN from the exons ATGACTAATGCTTGGCCTAGTAACAGACCAGACACATTGGAGAACATATGTCTGGGAGTCTGTGCCCAGAACCAAGAAACTTTTTGTGTCGAAGATCCAGATGGGAAATTATCAGTGAGACCCGGAGCTGATATTTTACCTGGTGTGGTGGATCGACTGGTAACAGCTCTTCAGAAGGATGATGTATTGGACTTAAAATGGATCAGTTTATTCAGGGACACTTCATTGACCAGACTCACGCGAATTGACCTGTCAAGATGTGTGCTAGGCGAAACAGAAATGGACATTGTCACTGACCATCCACTCCAAGAGTTGATTCTCACCGATACAGTTTTGTCAAAAAACACTGTAGAGTGTATAAACAAACTCTCTCGGACTTTGAGGATTCTGAAATATGAGAATAACCCTCAAGAGTCAATGACAGATTTAACTTTTACTGGGCTTATTGCAGACATGCTTGAAAACCCACAGATCAACAATGTAGGAGAAAAACAATTTGGAAAAGATTTTTTCATTAATACTCCAAACCTACGAATCCTGTCCCTACGTGACTGTTTTTTTAAGGAATCTCATCAGAGTTGTAATCTACAGATACTACTAAACCCCCTGAACAGACTGACCCACCTGGATCTCTCGCGGTGCCTCCTAGATATTGTACAACTACAAAGTTTACAAAATCTTCACAACCTCATGTGGCTTAATCTAAGTCAAATTATGCTCATGCCAGATGAATTGGAGCAAGTTTTAGAACATGTCTGTAAATGTAAAAATCTGAG ACATTTAGATATATCCTGTGATGCCATGGAACACCATGGTGTGTTACATTATGACAATGGAGAGAAATGCCTTAAAAAACTgatgagttgtctcccctaccTAACCTCTCTGGACCTATCTGGTACTGACCTTCCCAAGATTCCTCAAGAGACAGTTTCACACAAACTGGAGCCAACATCAAAGGGTCAGCAAACAAG GGTTGCTGAAAAGAAATGTTGTATAGCAGGACTTGACGGACGTATTTTTGAGTTTCTTGGTCTGTTGCACTGCAGAGGGGATCCGTGTAATGAAGAAAACCTTCCAGCAAAACAG GTGAGCGGCCATGCTACAGAGGAGCAGGTCCTGATCTCTATACAGCGTTACTATGACAGGGACAACGCTCTTACATCGTCACTCAACTCTCTCTTCAAAATCTTTCGTTATTCAGAGGTCAAAAATCACTGTGCTGCCTTGGAG GCAATTCTTCTTGGAATGAGGGAAAACCAATGTGACAAACAAGTCCAAATTTCCGGCAG TGCTTCCTTGTTTTACATTGTGAAGGGACCA CATAAGGAAAATATCACTTATCTACAAAAAAG GCGTCTTATCACCTGTTTGTTGGATGCGATGGAGAGACAACATGATGATATGACG ATGCTGAGAAATGGCTGTCTGACGATATGCAATCAAGCCATTCCTCAGGATGTG aCCATATTGGCCCATCCACACCCTAAGGTGTG GTGTTTGGTGTCAGCATGGAGCACTCTCTGGAATGTCACAG ATGAAACAGCTGCCAACTGTGAGAAGTTCATGAACAATGGCGGTATGGATCTATTTAAGGATTGTCTACAG AGATTTGTGGACAAACCTGAATTACTCAGGAACATGATGGGCCTAATG GGTAATATAGCAGAAGTGAAATTCCTACGTCCAAAGTTGATGGATCCAGAATACATTACCATGTTCAG TAATTTATTGGACTCCAAAAGTGATGGGATAGAGGTTAGTTACAATGCAGCAGGGATCTTTTCTCACCTCATGTCTGATGGCCCTGATGCTTGGACGATCAGCTGTCCTGCTCGGGATGAAGTTATTGACAGATTGACCAACGCCATAGAGAGGTGGCCAATCAACTGCAGCCGAAATATCAATTACAGGTACTGGTCCAGTGCAGCCTGTTGTCTGTCAGATCTATTTATAGAACTCCTAGATATGAAGATAGGGAAAGCAATTACTGTAAATTAA